A window from Megalobrama amblycephala isolate DHTTF-2021 linkage group LG9, ASM1881202v1, whole genome shotgun sequence encodes these proteins:
- the LOC125275302 gene encoding C3a anaphylatoxin chemotactic receptor-like yields the protein MAFNTTLLMRSQSDVSTHYEKTTVDIDAIMDNITIILYTITIVFGITGNSVVIWMAGIRLKPNVTNIWLVNLAVADLIFCLTRVTSLIKKLFYDHWPFGVFLCKFNGFFKYANMFCSVFLLAVISVDRALCVWCPLFTRKRRTLCAARVVSVGVWILAVIFSSPYFVYRQVYLGDNNLSKCSLEVKEASKGDNTAKNALYSIRFLCGFLLPFLVILCCYILAAAGIRRTRFSGKSRPLRILAALVCAFFFCWGPYHCLLLAKMVDKKSHVVKVGLPIAKGFAYFNSCVNPLLYFCMGLNIRQSFRQSLSGIYRRAFMEEGHTVQSQEGTAEESCNSIPKSTGFVRDRHKGISKV from the exons ATGGCCTTCAATACAACTCTTCTTATGCGCTCTCAGTCGGACGTCTCAACCCACTATGAGAAAACTACTGTGGATATTGATGCCATTATGGATAATATTACCATTATCCTCTACACCATTACCATTGTCTTTGGCATAACCGGGAACTCTGTGGTGATCTGGATGGCTGGTATCCGTCTGAAGCCCAACGTCACTAACATTTGGTTGGTCAATCTGGCTGTAGCTGACCTGATCTTCTGCCTGACGCGAGTCACTTCACTCATCAAAAAACTTTTCTATGACCACTGGCCTTTTGGGGTCTTTCTCTGCAAGTTCAATGGCTTCTTCAAGTACGCCAACATGTTCTGCAGTGTTTTTCTTCTGGCTGTCATCAGTGTGGATCGAGCACTCTGCGTCTGGTGCCCACTGTTCACCAGGAAACGACGGACGTTATGTGCCGCTCGTGTGGTCAGTGTGGGAGTTTGGATTTTGGCCGTGATCTTTAGTTCACCATACTTTGTGTACCGCCAGGTCTACCTTGGTGACAACAACTTGAGCAAGTGCTCACTGGAG GTGAAAGAAGCATCAAAAGGTGACAACACAGCAAAGAATGCCTTGTACAGCATCCGCTTCTTGTGTGGATTCCTGTTGCCTTTCCTGGTCATCCTGTGCTGTTACATTCTAGCTGCTGCTGGGATACGCAGAACAAGGTTTTCTGGCAAATCAAGGCCTCTCCGGATTCTCGCTGCACTGGtctgtgccttttttttttgctggggACCCTACCACTGCCTACTGCTCGCCAAGATGGTGGACAAGAAGAGCCATGTAGTCAAAGTGGGTCTGCCCATTGCTAAGGGCTTTGCGTATTTCAACAGCTGCGTGAACCCGCTGCTGTACTTCTGCATGGGACTGAATATTAGGCAAAGCTTCAGACAAAGCCTATCAGGTATTTATCGCAGAGCATTTATGGAAGAAGGCCACACTGTGCAGTCCCAGGAAGGCACTGCTGAAGAAAGCTGTAATTCCATTCCAAAGTCTACAGGGTTCGTTCGAGATAGACATAAGGGCATTAGTAAAGTTTAA